The Desulfoplanes formicivorans genome window below encodes:
- a CDS encoding ParB/Srx family N-terminal domain-containing protein: protein MPSERPAVVEIEATRFNMELPSLFWPRTFDDRLLGSLERIGQLVPVLATLEGDTPCLLAGQRRVRALAQLGRPVQTLMLDSVSPLQRGLVYLESNSSEVLDDGAMIRALRYFATCTKDLTSLAVPLGVSSHSRQWSLLGDWLKLPESWDHLLVKGHVPLALAKVLTRFTPDDLRTLQAYFQDMSWSKNNAVHFVTWIWEASRMKGCSVPALIKKLGLDTILSLELSPRDAMTRLLSAARAGRYPRLCQQEREFRKRSQDVVAGSQWRIEQPDNFETRVVALSTRVASPRDLDQRVEELARIAKDKVWADLDPAGGRS, encoded by the coding sequence ATGCCAAGTGAACGACCCGCGGTTGTGGAAATCGAGGCCACCCGTTTCAACATGGAATTGCCCAGCCTTTTCTGGCCCAGAACCTTTGACGACCGGCTTCTGGGCTCTCTTGAGCGAATCGGTCAGCTTGTCCCGGTTCTGGCCACCCTTGAGGGGGATACTCCCTGTCTGCTTGCTGGCCAAAGGCGGGTCAGGGCGTTGGCGCAGCTCGGGCGTCCGGTGCAAACCCTGATGCTTGATTCGGTTTCTCCCCTGCAGCGGGGCCTCGTGTATCTCGAGAGCAACAGCAGCGAGGTTCTGGATGATGGAGCCATGATCAGAGCGTTGCGCTATTTTGCCACCTGTACCAAGGATCTGACCTCCCTGGCCGTACCTCTGGGGGTTTCCAGTCATTCCAGGCAATGGTCCCTGCTTGGCGACTGGCTCAAGCTGCCCGAGTCGTGGGACCATCTTCTGGTCAAGGGGCATGTTCCCCTGGCCCTTGCCAAGGTGCTGACACGGTTTACACCGGATGATCTGCGCACCCTGCAGGCATATTTTCAGGATATGTCCTGGTCCAAGAACAATGCGGTCCATTTTGTGACCTGGATATGGGAAGCCAGTCGCATGAAGGGGTGTTCTGTGCCGGCCTTGATAAAAAAGCTGGGTCTGGACACCATTTTGTCCCTTGAGCTTTCGCCCAGGGATGCCATGACCCGGCTGCTTTCTGCGGCCCGTGCCGGCCGCTATCCCCGCCTGTGTCAGCAGGAACGGGAATTTCGCAAGCGTTCCCAGGACGTGGTGGCGGGCTCCCAATGGCGTATTGAACAGCCTGATAATTTCGAGACGCGGGTTGTTGCCCTGTCAACCAGGGTGGCGTCTCCACGCGATCTGGATCAGAGGGTCGAGGAACTGGCACGGATTGCCAAAGACAAGGTATGGGCCGATCTTGACCCTGCAGGAGGACGGTCATGA
- a CDS encoding ribonuclease J → MNKPHVTLTPLGGLGEIGMNCMALETPDSLVLIDCGLMFPDDYLLGVDVVIPCLDFIIERQDKLKGIVLTHGHEDHIGALPWLMKQVRAPLFSSEFTLALVRRKLEEHGLADTLDLRPVKGRDKVSLGEFTFHFFRVCHSIIEGFGLGIETPVGRIFHTGDFKIDRNPMDGHATDLEGIRQFASQGVKLLFSDSTNVERDGFALTEREIKASLNDIVKKAKGRILVTLFSSHIQRIQEIFDLAREYGRKVAISGKSIASNIEIARELGHLHFSQDNYCELEDLPGLDDSKVVLILTGSQGEPLSALSRLSRGEHRQLNVHKGDTVIMSSRFIPGNTKAITKVINDLYRLGAEVLYKKVQAIHASGHAHKEELRIMLETVSPKFFIPVHGEYRHLLKHADLAQECGVAPERTIILEDGHPITFFKDSIRLEETIRAESLLVDGKGVGDVGQTVIKERQILGGEGLVIVVLVVDPGRGGIVLGPQILSKGFIFEQHLSHVLEDAKEIVLDVFENIDPRDTRKLKERIRSSLRRFFKKLLGRDPVVVPLVIDISKDEK, encoded by the coding sequence ATGAATAAACCACATGTTACCCTGACGCCCCTTGGCGGTCTGGGCGAAATAGGGATGAACTGCATGGCCCTGGAAACGCCGGATTCCCTGGTCCTGATCGACTGCGGGCTCATGTTTCCCGATGATTACCTGCTGGGCGTTGACGTGGTCATTCCCTGTCTTGATTTCATTATTGAACGGCAGGACAAGCTCAAGGGCATTGTCCTGACCCATGGTCACGAAGACCATATAGGAGCCCTTCCCTGGCTCATGAAACAGGTTCGCGCCCCTCTTTTCAGCTCGGAATTCACCCTGGCCCTTGTGCGAAGAAAACTCGAAGAACACGGCCTGGCCGATACCCTTGACCTGAGGCCGGTCAAGGGCAGGGACAAGGTCAGCCTGGGCGAATTTACCTTCCATTTTTTCCGGGTCTGTCACTCCATCATCGAAGGCTTCGGCCTGGGCATTGAAACCCCGGTGGGCAGGATCTTTCACACCGGTGATTTCAAAATCGACCGCAACCCCATGGACGGACACGCCACCGACCTGGAAGGGATCCGGCAATTTGCCAGCCAGGGGGTCAAACTCCTTTTTTCCGATTCCACCAATGTGGAACGCGACGGCTTCGCCCTCACCGAGCGGGAAATCAAGGCCTCTCTCAATGATATCGTCAAGAAGGCCAAGGGCCGCATTCTGGTGACCCTGTTTTCCAGCCACATCCAGCGCATCCAGGAAATTTTCGACCTGGCCCGGGAATATGGCCGCAAGGTGGCCATCAGCGGCAAATCCATTGCCTCGAACATTGAAATTGCCCGGGAACTGGGACACCTGCACTTTTCCCAGGACAACTATTGTGAACTGGAAGACCTCCCGGGCCTTGACGACTCCAAAGTGGTGCTCATTCTTACGGGCTCCCAGGGCGAACCCCTGTCGGCGTTGAGCCGTCTGTCCAGGGGTGAACACCGGCAGCTCAACGTGCACAAGGGTGACACCGTCATCATGTCTTCGCGGTTTATCCCCGGCAACACCAAGGCCATCACCAAGGTGATCAATGACCTCTATCGTCTGGGTGCCGAGGTTCTGTACAAGAAGGTCCAGGCCATCCACGCGTCAGGTCATGCCCACAAGGAAGAATTGCGCATCATGCTCGAGACCGTATCCCCGAAATTTTTCATCCCGGTGCACGGGGAATACCGCCACCTGCTCAAGCATGCGGACCTGGCCCAGGAATGCGGTGTGGCTCCGGAACGAACCATCATTCTTGAAGACGGCCATCCCATAACCTTTTTCAAGGATTCCATCCGCCTGGAAGAGACCATCCGGGCCGAATCCCTGCTGGTGGACGGCAAGGGAGTCGGGGACGTCGGGCAGACCGTCATCAAGGAACGCCAGATCCTTGGGGGCGAAGGGCTGGTGATTGTCGTTCTTGTTGTTGATCCCGGAAGAGGGGGAATCGTGCTTGGCCCCCAGATACTGTCCAAGGGATTCATTTTCGAACAGCACCTCTCTCACGTGCTGGAAGATGCCAAGGAAATCGTTCTGGACGTCTTTGAAAATATCGATCCCCGTGATACCAGAAAGCTCAAGGAACGCATCCGCTCGTCCCTGAGACGATTTTTCAAAAAACTTCTGGGTCGCGATCCGGTTGTCGTTCCCCTGGTCATTGATATTTCCAAGGATGAAAAATAA
- a CDS encoding lysophospholipid acyltransferase family protein, translating into MFRSIYAYTAIILSIILGGTILIPLSYIDPSGRSAYRLAAAWARFCVRVCGITLETDLKELDPDKRYIFVANHQSQVDIPILMALFARFNISFLAKHSLFSIPVLGRAMRNLGCVPIDRTNPRKALRALSQAISQTGESHSFLVFPEGTRNQQLGQFKPGAIIMALKSKRPIVPVVIDGSGRILPKGSWRITPGTVRVFGMEPIEFQGNSALKQREALTRDVWNLMNNKLLESSNE; encoded by the coding sequence ATGTTTCGCTCCATCTATGCCTATACGGCAATCATCCTCTCCATCATTCTTGGTGGCACGATTCTCATCCCCCTGTCCTATATTGATCCATCTGGACGATCCGCGTACCGCCTTGCTGCCGCATGGGCCCGATTCTGTGTCCGCGTCTGTGGGATCACCCTTGAAACCGACTTGAAAGAACTCGATCCTGACAAACGGTACATCTTTGTTGCCAATCATCAAAGCCAGGTCGACATCCCCATTCTCATGGCCCTTTTCGCCCGGTTCAACATTTCCTTCCTGGCCAAGCACAGCCTTTTTTCCATTCCTGTTCTCGGACGGGCCATGCGCAATCTGGGATGCGTACCCATCGATCGGACCAATCCCCGCAAGGCACTTCGAGCCCTGAGCCAGGCCATCAGCCAGACCGGAGAATCCCATTCCTTTCTCGTCTTTCCCGAAGGGACCCGCAACCAGCAGCTGGGACAGTTCAAGCCCGGAGCCATTATCATGGCCCTTAAAAGCAAACGGCCCATTGTTCCGGTGGTCATTGACGGATCCGGCCGGATTCTGCCCAAGGGGAGCTGGCGGATCACTCCTGGAACGGTTCGCGTTTTCGGAATGGAACCCATCGAATTTCAAGGGAACTCTGCCCTCAAACAGAGAGAAGCACTCACGCGGGATGTATGGAACTTGATGAACAACAAACTCTTGGAGTCATCCAATGAATAA
- the fusA gene encoding elongation factor G: protein MVEKLKEQRTYAIAGHGGTGKTSVAEMILLNAGNITRLGKIEEGTTSLDYEPEEIKRRGSIQPAVASYAWNKNDHFLLDTPGDNNFIGDLPYQLMAVDSAVFVIDAIDGVKPLTKKLWSEVDKAQLPTIIFINKIDRERANFDQAFDGLSSILGLKPVLLYMPIGAEADFKGLVDILNEKALYFQEDGSIKEGDIPEDMQDTIAVIRETTIENIAESDEELMETYLEEGSLTWDEIVSGLRKGTLSREIVPVCAGSALTNRGGVQLLDAIQDFLPSPLEHPQWQGVNDTTRPSDPEAPFAGFVFKTIADPFAGQLNIVRILSGTVTSDMPVVNATRESKEKFGQILLLEGKKQTPCKKELGPGAIFALAKLKNTGTGDCLCDEKSPFLPKLPELPPTIISYALSAAEKGDEDKVFAAVQRLLDEDIVLSLSRNEETGDMLLAGMGQLHIELSVEKIKRRYKADILLKTPKIPYRETIKGSAEVQGRHKKQSGGRGQFGDCWIKMEPNVRGGGYEFVNAIVGGVIPKQYIPAVDKGIQEASTRGVLAGYPLIDFKVTLYDGSYHAVDSSEMAFKVAGSLAFKKAAEQCKPVLLEPIMHMSVFVPDEYMGDVIGDLSGRRGKVLGSDSDKGITEIQAHVPLAEVLKYAPDLRSMTGGQGTFTMEFDHYEECPSQVTEKVIEESKKDTE from the coding sequence ATGGTTGAGAAACTCAAGGAACAAAGGACCTACGCCATTGCCGGACACGGCGGCACAGGCAAGACCTCGGTAGCTGAAATGATCCTGCTCAATGCAGGAAATATCACCCGACTCGGCAAGATCGAAGAAGGGACAACCAGCCTGGATTACGAGCCCGAAGAGATCAAGCGACGCGGCAGTATTCAGCCTGCAGTGGCTTCCTATGCCTGGAACAAGAACGATCACTTCCTCCTGGACACTCCCGGGGACAACAACTTCATTGGCGACCTCCCCTACCAGCTCATGGCTGTTGACAGTGCCGTCTTTGTCATTGACGCCATTGACGGGGTCAAACCTCTGACCAAAAAATTATGGAGCGAGGTGGACAAGGCCCAACTGCCCACCATCATCTTCATCAACAAAATCGATCGCGAACGGGCCAACTTCGACCAGGCCTTTGACGGGCTTTCCTCGATCCTCGGCCTCAAACCGGTCCTGCTGTACATGCCCATTGGAGCGGAAGCCGACTTCAAGGGGCTTGTGGACATCCTCAACGAAAAGGCTCTGTATTTTCAGGAAGACGGTTCCATCAAGGAAGGGGACATCCCCGAGGACATGCAGGACACCATTGCCGTCATCCGGGAAACCACCATCGAAAACATCGCGGAAAGCGATGAAGAACTGATGGAAACCTATCTGGAAGAAGGCTCCCTTACCTGGGACGAAATTGTTTCCGGACTTCGCAAGGGAACCCTTTCCCGGGAAATCGTTCCCGTGTGCGCGGGTTCGGCCCTGACCAACCGGGGTGGAGTGCAGCTCCTTGATGCCATCCAGGATTTCCTGCCCTCTCCCTTGGAACATCCCCAGTGGCAGGGTGTCAACGACACCACAAGACCCAGTGATCCCGAGGCCCCTTTTGCCGGATTTGTTTTCAAGACCATTGCCGACCCCTTTGCCGGACAGCTCAATATTGTCCGCATTCTTTCGGGAACCGTCACCTCGGACATGCCCGTTGTCAACGCCACCCGGGAAAGCAAGGAAAAATTCGGCCAGATCCTGCTTTTGGAAGGCAAAAAGCAGACCCCCTGCAAAAAAGAACTGGGCCCCGGCGCCATCTTCGCCCTGGCCAAGCTCAAGAATACCGGCACCGGAGACTGCCTGTGCGACGAGAAATCCCCCTTCCTGCCCAAGCTTCCCGAGCTGCCACCAACCATCATTTCCTACGCATTGAGCGCTGCGGAAAAAGGTGACGAAGACAAGGTCTTTGCGGCTGTTCAGCGCTTGCTGGACGAAGATATCGTGCTTTCCCTGTCGCGCAACGAGGAAACCGGGGACATGCTTCTTGCCGGTATGGGACAGCTGCACATCGAACTGTCCGTGGAAAAGATCAAACGCCGCTACAAGGCCGACATCCTCCTCAAAACCCCCAAGATTCCCTACCGGGAAACCATCAAGGGATCGGCAGAAGTCCAGGGACGCCACAAGAAACAGTCGGGCGGCCGCGGCCAGTTCGGCGACTGCTGGATCAAGATGGAACCCAATGTCCGGGGCGGCGGCTACGAATTCGTCAACGCCATTGTGGGCGGGGTTATTCCCAAACAGTACATCCCTGCCGTGGACAAGGGCATCCAGGAAGCCTCCACCCGGGGCGTGCTGGCAGGATATCCGCTGATCGACTTCAAGGTCACCCTGTATGATGGTTCCTATCATGCCGTTGATTCCTCGGAAATGGCCTTCAAGGTGGCCGGGTCCCTGGCCTTCAAAAAGGCCGCCGAACAATGCAAACCGGTTCTTCTTGAGCCCATCATGCACATGTCGGTCTTTGTTCCCGACGAATACATGGGCGATGTCATCGGCGATCTTTCCGGCCGACGCGGCAAGGTTCTGGGCTCTGATTCGGACAAGGGAATCACGGAAATCCAGGCCCATGTTCCCCTGGCCGAAGTCCTCAAGTATGCTCCGGATCTTCGTTCCATGACAGGAGGCCAGGGAACCTTCACCATGGAATTCGACCATTATGAGGAATGTCCTTCCCAGGTCACCGAAAAAGTGATCGAAGAAAGCAAAAAAGACACGGAATAA